Within Bactrocera oleae isolate idBacOlea1 chromosome 6, idBacOlea1, whole genome shotgun sequence, the genomic segment GGACGGTATTAATGATTCATACTTTCTTGAAACTCAAAATGGATACAACGTTATTACAAATAGTGATAATTACAGGCAATCGATCAATGCTACTGGTTTAACACggcaatatcaaaattttaattatatataatatattaatttattacttaTACAGTTCTTTCCGAAAGATTTACATGGAAGTGAAATGTTTTTAGTCACCTTCACCTTTCCTTTCATCTCAAATTTATACATGTTTCcgaatttattgaaaaagttaagGCATCATAAATTCGACGAACTCTGGAAGCCACCAACTAAACTAACCGAACTTTAACTAGGTAGTAGAAACTAAAAACTTCTCAAGTAATCGATAAATAATATGATCCATAATATAAACTACTCCATTTTATTGTTTactatcaattaaaaaatttttcactcatcacaaaaattttaattagtttttgttgttgtatatcaCTATGTACAATTACAAAGTCTACTCTCTTGTAGTGACCATAACTCTTCGTTATACTCAGTAATAGAATCATAATGAAGGCAAAGTGCTTATCGTCTAATTAGTTATTAAGATAAGAAAAAGAATGGTACGGCTTGCAAGTTGTTTGTGGGTTTCAACAatgttatgtatatgtacatatatgttatatacgaCATGAATCGAtagagaataataaaaaattctctGGAGGCAAATCAGAAGTACTAAATTGTACCGAATAATTAACGATATGAAGTGGCGCGCGTGAATTGGCTATATTGATAAGTCCAGCTACTATCAATCAGTCGgacggaaatttaaaaaaagtaacacTTTAATATATAGCAATAGAGTATTTAAGAAGTTAGTACATTAGTGGAGTTTGACTGCGAAGGTTGTGATAATAATGGCAGTGAAAGTTTTGGCCCTCTTGGCGCTTTTATGCGTAGCTCTTGAGTTCGTTGCGGCGGGCCCATATGAAGGGTATGACGAAGGATGAACATTTTTGGAAATCCATTTATTATTGAAGACTCATCGATATTTTTAGCTACAAATTATACGAAATTGCAACGGAGACGATTGCTCAACGAAATGCACTACTCGCGCTTGCCCAGGAGGATGCCGATAAATATGACTTCCTCTCGCTGAGTCGTTTGCACACGCAAAAAGCTCGTGTGCTTGTAGCGCCTGCACATGATGAGAGTTTCCAAGCTGAGCTgcgcaataaaaaaataccatttgaattgaaaaacaccaatttcggACGTACCATTCAAACTGAAGTGTTGCAGAACCATATGCTACGTCAGGCGAAGCCATACAACGGCACCGGTCGTCTGGGTACCGAACGTTACTACTCACATGAAGAGATCAATGCTTACTTGGACGATTTGGTGGCACGTTATCCCACACGCGTATACGTACGAGTTGTGGGTAAGACCTATGAGGGACGCATACTGAAAACGATTACCATTACCAATGGCGATGGTATTACCGGCAAGAATGTGATCTTCATGGATGGCGCCTTTCATGCTCGCGAATGGATCTCACCAGCGACTGTAGTTTATGCTATTGGTGAATTGGTTGAGAATTTCGAAGCAAATGCTGAATTACTGCAAGATTACGATTGGGTTATATTACCGGTGGTGAATGCTGATGGCTATGAGTACACACAGTCGTCGAGTTCTCTTCGTTTATGGCGTAAGACACGTCAGCCGGTGACAGTAAATGGAGTCACATGCTATGGTACCGATCCAAACCGTAACTTCGGCTTCCATTGGATGGGCAAAGGTGCATCTTCGAATCCTTGCTCGGAAGTTTATGCTGGTCCGAGTGCATTCTCGGAACCGGAAGCGGTTGTCGTGCGTGATATTATGCACACGCTGAGCGGACGTGGTATTATGTATTTGACTATACACTCATTCGGCAATGCTCTCTTCTATCCATGGGGCTGGGGACCGTAAGTAGAGAtaaattttgtactaaaaaatatattgtatatatgtgcatttgtttaataaaaataaagtgagTTACCCGACACTTGGGAGGACCTAGACGAGGTGGCAACGGCCGGCGCTGATGCTATACGTGACTATAGCGGCACCGAATATGAGGTAGGCTCCTCAACAGCACTTTATGGTGAAGCTGCTGGAGCCAGCGATGATTATGCTTTCAGCGAAGGTTTTACGCTAGCCTATACTATGGAGTTACCGGATGGTGGTGATAGCGGTTTCGATCCGCCGCCATCGGATATTGATCGGTTGGTGAAAGAGACTTGGACGGGCATACGTGCGATGGGTATGAAGATAACAACCAAGTATCCATTACCAATGACCAAAACACTTtcgtaattttatatatgtcgAGCGATACAACGCATTGCcgtcaaaaaaaattagaataataAAAGACATGGGAATTTACCGTAATAAAATAACTATTTGGATTTGCAAACTTTTGAAATTCTTATCggctattctttttttttttaatttggttctACCAAACATGTGCCTGATATATTTATTCCGCTACTAATTATAACTGTGCTGGAGTTTATGACCTTAAACTTCACAGCTATGAAAGAGTTGCTGATAATGTCGGACGGTAAATAATCTGCAATACGGTTAATCGTATGGACTTTCTgttctttttgtaatttaagTGCTGCCTGCTGTGTAAatagacaatttttgaaatttacattAAGCGGTGCCATGTTAGAGCAGATTAGGTTGTAAGTAGAACAGATTGAGGTaaataacatattgtagaaacaCTGGTGAAGTGAAGAAATGTGTagtaaaagaataaataaagaaaacttgACTAAATGCCCTTATTTTCGACCGATTTTATATTGAATGTTTATAAAATCTGTATTTGAAGCGACGCGTGAAATTTTCCGTGCATGTTGTACAAGTAATCTTAAACTT encodes:
- the LOC106624749 gene encoding carboxypeptidase B1 codes for the protein MAVKVLALLALLCVALEFVAAGPYEGYKLYEIATETIAQRNALLALAQEDADKYDFLSLSRLHTQKARVLVAPAHDESFQAELRNKKIPFELKNTNFGRTIQTEVLQNHMLRQAKPYNGTGRLGTERYYSHEEINAYLDDLVARYPTRVYVRVVGKTYEGRILKTITITNGDGITGKNVIFMDGAFHAREWISPATVVYAIGELVENFEANAELLQDYDWVILPVVNADGYEYTQSSSSLRLWRKTRQPVTVNGVTCYGTDPNRNFGFHWMGKGASSNPCSEVYAGPSAFSEPEAVVVRDIMHTLSGRGIMYLTIHSFGNALFYPWGWGPELPDTWEDLDEVATAGADAIRDYSGTEYEVGSSTALYGEAAGASDDYAFSEGFTLAYTMELPDGGDSGFDPPPSDIDRLVKETWTGIRAMGMKITTKYPLPMTKTLS